One Ictalurus furcatus strain D&B chromosome 24, Billie_1.0, whole genome shotgun sequence DNA segment encodes these proteins:
- the ptp4a2b gene encoding protein tyrosine phosphatase type IVA 2 encodes MGRLANMNRPAAVEITYECMRFLITHNPTNSTLNKFTEELKKFEVNTLVRVCEATYDKAPVEREGIQVLDWPFDDGAPPPTQIVDDWLNLLKTKFRDQPGCCVAVHCVAGLGRAPVLVALALIESGMKYEDAVQFIRQKRRGAFNSKQLLYLEKYRPKMRLRFKDANGHTCCIQ; translated from the exons ATGGG CCGTCTTGCCAACATGAACCGCCCTGCCGCTGTTGAAATTACTTATGAGTGCATGAGATTCCTCATCACGCACAACCCTACCAACTCTACGCTCAACAAGTTCACagag GAACTGAAGAAATTTGAGGTAAACACACTTGTGCGGGTGTGCGAGGCCACTTACGACAAGGCGCCGGTGGAGAGGGAGGGCATCCAGGTCCTG gacTGGCCCTTTGATGATGGAGCTCCACCCCCGACCCAGATCGTTGATGATTGGCTAAATTTGCTGAAGACCAAGTTCCGCGATCAACCAGGATGTTGCGTTGCCGTGCACTGTGTGGCGGGATTGGGCCG AGCCCCTGTACTTGTGGCCTTGGCCTTGATCGAGAGTGGGATGAAGTATGAGGATGCAGTGCAGTTTATCCGGCA GAAGAGACGTGGAGCCTTCAACTCCAAACAGCTTCTTTACCTCGAAAAATACAGACCTAAGATGCGCCTGCGGTTCAAGGATGCGAACGGTCACACCTGCTGCATCCAGTAA